One genomic region from Spirosoma sp. KCTC 42546 encodes:
- a CDS encoding FtsW/RodA/SpoVE family cell cycle protein: protein MKVTSVPSGRLYLVGASVLLLLLFGRLYMNLLPALSQAKEAFANGQALTLNAGLKSAAIQRLLNSGNYYSDPKDRALVADSMATKLRQNGAPDNLGGLNKRLFSVLAPIPWRSRIGGGDFQSRLQLSRQQMGFDSVLYVRELNNPKAYPSSVSAGSGTEEISGRVMRDEKPMADVLVQLKRHPATAQPDTLADRFTYARTDADGQFSFTGLPSGSGYSVVPLKPGFEFGSRRGTSHLTSDQNYTFNARRHQLRLIGSTVYGQLKTDHAFAVRTPAAFTMQFWAVLVLFMLAFWAVQGVWDIRRFQPDPLLLPILMLLTGISVLTLLAIQDPLQDMLYAWQTLQGIALGLTGMTILSQLNIGRFYADWRFDWLFTFRNRASVRLSGWTWLVLAVGLATLTLLAGSGPEGSGVRVNLSILGLTFQPSEITKYLLLIFFAGFFAANEQQIRQLPDLRWRFRVSFGALAGAGLLMLLYLLLGDMGPSLVVCFTFLLFYSIARGNLPLTLATGLGYGIALWLLPGWIATLLSLVVLVGYMYWQGEARSRTGLGWAALLTEAPVLLLLVIAMFAFGDQLPFVGSRLADRKAMWLNPWNNDVYGGDHLAHSFWALAAGGWTGQGLGKGYANAMPAAHTDMILPSVGEELGGLGVVVVFLLMGILLHRTLLHARRAGQPFSFFLVAGIAIATGVQFLIIASGSIGLLPLTGISVPFLSYGKISLIINLMAMGVVFSVAHRPGQPEQRQYLEKNYYVVLMAGIAGFLIGVVVLIGRLLPIVGWKGSEYIVRPARVVTRNGDPVYSYNPRIERLTRVLAAGTVYDRNGLVLATSSPELVTQQSARLRQSGLTADQLQTLTQKRLQRYYPFGEHLFFWIGDLNTQLFWGQSNGYYAEATHFSELRGFNSRPRKTTLVATDYQADRFSPTVQQTRTLSVYDYSELAPALRAGIDSREVAERKAKNRDLHLSVNAELQVTLQKALAQSKYNNKRLSVVVLDAASGDVLASAIHPLPNLKTPEVMLLSDRDRLELPYLVTERDLGMTYPTAPGSTAKILTAMAAFNKLGSSASAVRYPISCQEIIRRGTRESEPCGELVDMRKAIVRSSNVYFIRTANDNALDNELADLYLATGMNVDLIGGYSFSDTHTDAERVQIRQHWRDSSFVVRRKLYQSTQYPRRYRSEFSGLAWGQGQLTTTPAALGRMAGAIANRGVLQPSRYVLDLGGKLKSISAGKPIARRPDYAEQLEEFMIEQSNPSAGRSKISVARVAGKTGTPERIVQGVQRNDGWYVFFAPTPDGRSHTVVTVRIELGESSADAVNLANTVVAPILKQRNYLGSF from the coding sequence ATGAAAGTAACCTCCGTCCCGTCCGGGCGATTGTATTTAGTAGGCGCATCGGTTCTGTTACTACTGCTGTTTGGGCGGCTGTATATGAACCTGTTGCCTGCACTGAGCCAGGCCAAAGAAGCTTTTGCCAATGGTCAGGCGTTGACGCTCAACGCTGGTTTGAAATCAGCGGCAATCCAGCGATTACTCAATAGCGGCAATTATTATAGCGACCCGAAAGACAGGGCATTGGTCGCCGATTCAATGGCGACCAAGCTTCGGCAAAACGGCGCGCCCGATAATTTGGGAGGACTAAACAAACGGCTGTTTTCGGTGCTGGCACCCATTCCCTGGCGTAGTCGGATTGGGGGGGGCGATTTCCAGAGTCGGTTGCAGTTGTCCCGTCAGCAAATGGGTTTCGACTCGGTGCTGTATGTTCGCGAGCTAAACAATCCCAAAGCATACCCATCGTCTGTTAGCGCAGGAAGCGGAACGGAGGAAATTTCGGGCCGGGTTATGCGTGACGAAAAACCGATGGCAGATGTACTGGTGCAGCTTAAACGCCATCCTGCCACCGCCCAACCCGATACACTCGCTGACCGGTTCACCTACGCCCGAACGGATGCCGATGGGCAGTTTTCCTTCACAGGTCTGCCGAGTGGATCCGGTTATAGCGTTGTACCGCTTAAGCCCGGTTTCGAATTTGGTAGCCGCCGGGGAACGAGCCATCTGACCAGTGATCAGAATTATACCTTTAACGCCCGTCGGCATCAGTTGCGGCTCATTGGCTCAACGGTGTACGGGCAGCTCAAGACCGATCATGCGTTTGCCGTTCGCACGCCAGCTGCGTTTACAATGCAGTTCTGGGCGGTTTTGGTGCTGTTTATGCTGGCGTTCTGGGCCGTGCAGGGTGTTTGGGACATCCGTCGCTTTCAACCCGATCCGTTGCTATTGCCCATCCTAATGCTACTGACGGGTATATCGGTGCTGACACTTCTGGCCATTCAGGACCCCTTGCAGGATATGCTTTACGCCTGGCAAACCTTGCAAGGGATTGCGCTTGGTCTGACGGGGATGACGATTTTATCGCAACTGAATATCGGTCGCTTTTATGCCGACTGGCGGTTTGACTGGCTGTTCACGTTCCGTAACCGGGCTTCCGTCCGGCTTTCGGGCTGGACATGGCTGGTATTGGCTGTTGGTCTGGCTACGCTGACCTTGCTCGCCGGTTCGGGGCCGGAGGGCAGTGGTGTACGGGTGAACCTGTCCATCCTGGGCCTGACATTTCAACCCAGCGAGATTACTAAATACCTGCTGCTGATTTTCTTTGCGGGGTTCTTTGCCGCGAATGAGCAGCAAATCAGGCAACTGCCCGATCTTCGCTGGCGCTTTCGGGTGAGCTTTGGGGCATTGGCCGGAGCGGGGTTGCTCATGCTGCTTTACCTCCTGCTGGGCGATATGGGGCCGTCGCTGGTTGTCTGCTTTACGTTTTTGCTGTTTTACAGCATCGCTCGGGGAAACCTGCCCCTGACCCTGGCAACAGGTCTCGGCTATGGCATCGCACTCTGGCTATTACCCGGCTGGATCGCAACACTGCTCAGTTTAGTCGTGCTGGTCGGGTATATGTATTGGCAGGGCGAGGCTCGTTCGCGAACCGGACTGGGCTGGGCCGCTTTATTGACCGAAGCCCCCGTATTGCTCCTGCTGGTGATCGCGATGTTCGCCTTTGGCGATCAGTTGCCGTTCGTGGGGAGCCGTCTGGCCGACCGGAAAGCCATGTGGCTCAATCCCTGGAATAACGATGTATATGGGGGCGATCATCTGGCGCACAGTTTCTGGGCATTGGCCGCTGGTGGCTGGACGGGACAGGGGCTTGGAAAAGGGTATGCCAATGCCATGCCAGCCGCCCATACCGACATGATTTTACCCAGCGTGGGCGAAGAACTGGGCGGATTGGGTGTAGTGGTCGTTTTTCTGCTCATGGGCATACTATTGCACCGGACCTTGTTGCACGCCCGGCGGGCTGGGCAGCCGTTCAGTTTTTTCTTGGTGGCAGGTATCGCCATTGCGACAGGCGTTCAATTCCTGATCATCGCCAGTGGTTCTATTGGGTTGTTGCCCTTAACGGGAATTAGCGTGCCGTTTCTGAGTTACGGAAAAATCTCGCTGATTATCAATTTAATGGCGATGGGCGTTGTATTCAGTGTGGCGCATCGGCCGGGGCAGCCAGAGCAACGGCAATACCTGGAGAAGAACTACTATGTGGTGCTGATGGCCGGTATTGCCGGATTTCTGATCGGCGTAGTGGTTTTGATTGGTCGCTTGTTGCCGATTGTTGGCTGGAAGGGCAGCGAGTATATTGTACGGCCCGCGCGGGTAGTGACCCGCAACGGCGATCCTGTGTACAGCTACAATCCCCGAATCGAGCGGCTGACCCGTGTGCTGGCAGCAGGCACCGTCTACGACCGGAACGGCCTTGTGCTGGCAACAAGCTCGCCCGAACTGGTTACGCAGCAGTCAGCACGGCTTCGGCAAAGTGGCCTGACTGCTGATCAGCTTCAAACGCTCACCCAAAAGCGGCTTCAACGCTATTACCCCTTCGGTGAACACCTGTTTTTCTGGATCGGCGATTTGAATACGCAACTTTTCTGGGGGCAAAGCAATGGCTATTATGCCGAGGCTACACACTTCAGCGAGTTGCGGGGATTTAACAGTCGCCCGCGTAAAACGACCCTTGTAGCCACCGATTACCAGGCCGATCGGTTCAGTCCGACGGTTCAGCAAACGCGTACGCTATCCGTTTATGATTACAGCGAACTCGCTCCGGCCTTGCGGGCCGGGATCGACAGTCGCGAAGTTGCCGAACGGAAAGCTAAAAATCGTGATCTCCACCTAAGCGTAAATGCCGAGCTACAAGTGACGTTGCAGAAGGCACTGGCCCAATCTAAATATAACAACAAACGCCTTTCGGTAGTGGTGCTGGACGCGGCTTCGGGCGATGTGCTGGCGTCGGCGATTCACCCGTTACCGAACCTTAAAACGCCCGAAGTCATGTTGCTCTCGGATCGGGATCGGCTGGAACTACCCTACCTGGTAACCGAACGCGATCTGGGTATGACCTATCCAACGGCGCCCGGCTCGACGGCTAAGATTCTGACGGCGATGGCTGCGTTTAATAAACTGGGCTCGTCGGCCTCGGCGGTTCGCTACCCGATTTCGTGTCAGGAGATCATTCGCCGAGGCACGCGGGAATCGGAACCCTGTGGAGAACTGGTCGATATGCGGAAGGCGATTGTTCGGTCGAGCAACGTCTATTTTATCCGAACGGCGAACGATAATGCATTGGATAACGAACTGGCCGATCTCTATCTGGCCACGGGCATGAACGTCGATCTGATTGGTGGCTACTCTTTTTCGGACACCCATACCGACGCCGAACGTGTTCAGATTCGGCAGCACTGGCGTGATTCTTCGTTTGTCGTTCGTCGGAAGTTGTACCAGAGCACGCAGTATCCACGACGCTACCGGAGTGAGTTCTCGGGCTTGGCATGGGGGCAGGGGCAACTGACTACAACTCCTGCAGCCCTGGGCCGAATGGCGGGTGCCATTGCTAACCGAGGTGTCTTGCAGCCGTCGCGTTACGTGTTGGATCTGGGCGGGAAACTCAAGTCGATCAGTGCAGGGAAACCCATTGCCCGTCGGCCTGATTATGCGGAGCAGTTAGAGGAGTTTATGATCGAACAGTCGAATCCATCGGCGGGGCGGAGTAAGATTAGTGTAGCGCGGGTGGCGGGTAAAACCGGCACCCCCGAACGGATCGTGCAGGGCGTTCAGCGGAACGATGGCTGGTACGTATTTTTCGCCCCTACACCCGATGGCCGTTCGCATACCGTAGTTACGGTGCGGATCGAGCTGGGCGAATCCTCTGCCGATGCGGTCAACTTAGCGAACACTGTAGTAGCGCCCATTTTAAAACAGCGGAATTATTTGGGTAGCTTTTAA
- a CDS encoding serine/threonine-protein kinase yields the protein MPTVSVNTHFPGYEIIGELGRSNARVLKARHLATGDLVAIKHFTLNTDADTLRRFRLESQLMTDIQHPNVVRVREVQLDMPMPFIVMEWVEGGNLRTLLGEQGYLNVPNTIRLGLQMAEAFKAIHARGIIHRDIKPENILFRPLPSGELHFLLTDFGVARIREQSQTMTGQSLMTYEYASPEQFDNPRGVDEATDYYSLGVVLYECLSGRVPFSMTDSAGIATFMGHVLRTPPPALQLPSGNNLPPSLDTILEWTLAKNPAERLSDVNELVFLLGQANVEQLQVGRSMDRRAPVSSRTMAAPIQAPRPVAPVAPLPDDEPEQRSNGWTIGLACFIVTLLIGLAILYKNHQDEANKKAQIVADSTLTMPDSSTTDTMTEDTTETSSDYPMENTTDSTTTERNSEPIPDTPVTVPDSSNAAVDTTRTF from the coding sequence ATGCCAACCGTAAGCGTCAATACGCATTTTCCGGGTTACGAAATTATCGGTGAGCTGGGCCGCTCGAACGCTCGTGTCCTGAAGGCACGCCATCTGGCAACGGGCGATTTGGTGGCCATTAAACACTTTACGCTCAATACGGATGCCGATACGCTCCGGCGGTTTCGACTCGAATCGCAACTAATGACCGACATCCAGCATCCGAACGTGGTGCGTGTGCGGGAGGTGCAGTTGGATATGCCCATGCCGTTTATCGTTATGGAATGGGTCGAGGGTGGAAACCTGCGTACGCTACTGGGCGAACAGGGGTATCTGAATGTACCCAATACGATTCGACTGGGCCTGCAAATGGCCGAAGCCTTTAAGGCAATTCACGCACGGGGTATTATTCATCGTGACATCAAACCCGAGAATATTCTCTTCCGGCCGCTGCCCAGTGGCGAACTTCATTTTCTGCTGACAGACTTTGGCGTTGCCCGCATTCGCGAACAGTCGCAAACGATGACGGGTCAATCGCTGATGACCTACGAATATGCGTCGCCCGAGCAGTTCGACAATCCACGGGGAGTCGATGAGGCCACGGATTATTATTCGCTGGGCGTCGTTTTGTATGAATGCCTGTCGGGGAGAGTGCCGTTTTCGATGACCGACAGTGCCGGAATCGCCACGTTCATGGGCCATGTGCTGCGAACACCACCGCCGGCTCTGCAATTGCCTTCGGGAAACAACCTGCCGCCAAGTCTGGATACGATTCTGGAATGGACGTTAGCCAAAAATCCAGCCGAACGACTGAGTGATGTCAACGAACTCGTGTTTCTGCTGGGGCAGGCGAATGTGGAGCAATTACAGGTTGGTCGATCTATGGACCGTCGGGCACCCGTTTCGTCGCGGACGATGGCGGCCCCGATACAGGCACCGAGGCCGGTGGCACCCGTTGCCCCGCTACCTGATGACGAACCTGAGCAACGATCGAACGGTTGGACGATCGGGCTGGCCTGCTTTATCGTGACCTTACTGATTGGGCTGGCTATTCTGTACAAGAACCACCAGGACGAAGCCAACAAAAAAGCCCAGATAGTAGCAGATTCGACGTTAACAATGCCAGATTCGTCGACTACCGACACGATGACAGAAGACACGACAGAAACCTCATCAGACTACCCAATGGAAAACACCACCGATTCGACCACAACAGAACGTAATTCGGAACCCATACCGGACACGCCGGTAACTGTACCCGATTCATCGAATGCGGCTGTTGATACGACGAGGACGTTTTAA
- a CDS encoding serine/threonine-protein kinase codes for MSTIRFDTRFPGYEVLSELGRSNARILKARHLATGDLVAIKHFALNTDAETLRRFQRESAIMTSIAHPNVVKVREVQLEAELPYVVMELIEGGNLHQLIAGQGQLDVPTTIRLGLQMASAFKAIHPQGIVHRDIKPENILFRPLPSGELHFLLTDFGVARLHEHSNTMTGQSLMTYEYASPEQFNDPKGVGVATDYYSLGVVLYECLHGSVPFTLDDHTGIVTFMNKVLTEAPPALTITTTEQYLSAFAELLQGLLQKKAADRLSDPDELTWLLKQAELNYLQANRATSTRPSTPEPMKAVVISEPVQNEVEVVNAVPEEAPVVTSVPSRGPRKPTRAGINWPLLVVVLLLGGIGLYYAILNQKARNPTALADTPITNADTSGRPDLNEETAIHQREAEEAIQREQLRQEALAAVEGLTVKVNDYRVGLFGGIKNVQLQLTNPSQVTFSSVAVKVNYYKESGGLYKSEKVYFRDIGPKSSLIETAPNSDRGTKLTYKIVEHQFAPSLDSLMTADSTQ; via the coding sequence ATGTCCACGATTCGATTTGACACGCGGTTTCCGGGTTACGAAGTGCTGAGTGAATTGGGTCGCAGTAACGCGCGCATTCTCAAGGCACGTCATCTGGCAACGGGCGATCTGGTGGCGATAAAGCATTTTGCCCTCAACACCGATGCCGAAACCCTCCGGCGGTTTCAGCGGGAATCGGCTATCATGACCAGCATTGCTCATCCCAATGTGGTGAAGGTGCGGGAGGTACAACTGGAGGCTGAATTGCCCTATGTTGTCATGGAGCTGATTGAGGGCGGCAACCTGCACCAGCTCATTGCCGGGCAGGGCCAGCTTGACGTGCCAACTACCATTCGCCTGGGCCTGCAAATGGCCAGTGCGTTTAAGGCGATTCACCCGCAGGGCATCGTTCACCGCGATATTAAGCCCGAGAATATTCTCTTCCGGCCCTTGCCCAGTGGTGAACTCCACTTTCTATTGACTGATTTCGGTGTGGCGCGCCTGCACGAGCATTCGAATACGATGACGGGCCAATCATTGATGACCTACGAATATGCATCGCCCGAGCAGTTCAACGATCCGAAAGGCGTGGGCGTCGCAACGGATTATTACTCGCTGGGGGTGGTCCTGTATGAATGCCTGCATGGAAGCGTACCCTTTACGTTAGACGACCATACCGGCATCGTAACCTTCATGAATAAAGTGCTGACGGAAGCCCCACCCGCGCTGACGATCACCACCACCGAACAGTACCTTAGCGCGTTCGCCGAGTTGCTTCAGGGCTTATTGCAAAAGAAAGCCGCTGACCGACTCAGCGATCCGGATGAGTTAACCTGGTTGCTCAAACAGGCCGAACTGAACTATTTGCAGGCTAATCGTGCCACCTCTACACGGCCTTCAACTCCAGAACCAATGAAGGCCGTAGTAATCAGTGAACCCGTACAAAACGAGGTTGAGGTTGTAAACGCTGTTCCGGAGGAGGCACCCGTGGTTACGTCTGTACCGAGCCGAGGTCCCCGTAAACCCACACGGGCGGGCATAAACTGGCCTTTGCTTGTCGTTGTCCTGTTGCTTGGAGGCATTGGCCTGTATTACGCCATTCTCAACCAGAAAGCCAGAAATCCTACGGCGCTTGCCGATACACCAATAACCAATGCCGATACGTCTGGGCGACCTGATTTGAACGAAGAGACTGCCATCCATCAACGGGAAGCGGAGGAAGCCATACAAAGGGAACAACTCCGGCAGGAGGCTCTTGCCGCCGTTGAGGGGCTGACGGTTAAAGTAAACGATTACCGGGTTGGTTTATTTGGGGGCATCAAAAACGTACAACTTCAACTGACGAACCCGAGTCAGGTCACGTTTTCGTCGGTGGCCGTTAAGGTGAATTATTACAAGGAAAGCGGAGGTCTGTATAAATCGGAGAAAGTGTATTTCCGTGACATCGGGCCAAAATCGTCGTTAATCGAGACCGCACCCAACAGCGACCGGGGTACTAAACTTACGTACAAAATTGTCGAGCATCAGTTTGCTCCATCGTTGGATTCACTTATGACTGCTGATTCAACACAATAG
- a CDS encoding PP2C family serine/threonine-protein phosphatase, with translation MNSLLIAGQTDVGQRRKDNQDTFVCSTIWAESSALLAVIDGVGGYAGGDRAAAIAKESIEQYMATPNGNPLSMLREAVVFANNQINTQRQQELRLAQMCCVLTTAVADSQSGKLYFVHVGDTRLYRYRQGVLEKLTYDHSLVGVREDAQELTEAEAMQHPRRNEILRDVGSTEHRVDDPDFLESGETDFLPGDQLLLCSDGLTDMITQAQIKAILDQKISLDDQITALIRLANEQGGNDNITVVLARNNAPAPDQSITSASPEKAPAPKLPAVPVTSEANKTASVATKPVKRSSTGLWALFGVVAIGLIAAIVWYQYQPASQSDRSVVDSLPISSQPNATSAVTETLSKLDSLLQIAYRSKDHRLVLPADTFRLTRPLLFTDSLQRVLGNARLTVLMPADSAQASVAFQITRSGTVQLENIVINGFRTGIETTRDTKVQLSNVYFTNVGLPINATVRQDTFRNAVVTISVQKQPDSTKKTLH, from the coding sequence ATGAATTCATTACTAATTGCCGGTCAGACCGATGTGGGTCAGCGCCGAAAGGATAATCAGGACACCTTTGTCTGCTCAACGATTTGGGCAGAGAGCAGCGCGTTGCTGGCGGTGATCGATGGCGTTGGCGGTTATGCCGGTGGCGACCGGGCTGCGGCTATTGCGAAGGAGTCGATCGAGCAATACATGGCCACGCCCAACGGCAACCCCTTGTCGATGTTACGCGAAGCGGTCGTGTTCGCCAATAATCAAATCAATACGCAGCGGCAGCAGGAGTTGCGATTAGCGCAGATGTGTTGCGTTCTGACCACCGCTGTTGCAGATAGCCAGTCGGGGAAGTTGTATTTCGTTCATGTAGGCGATACCCGTTTGTATCGGTATCGGCAGGGAGTTCTCGAAAAACTTACCTACGATCACTCGCTGGTTGGTGTTCGGGAAGATGCCCAGGAACTAACCGAGGCCGAAGCCATGCAACACCCGCGCCGGAACGAAATTTTGCGGGATGTTGGCTCCACAGAACACCGGGTCGATGATCCTGATTTTCTGGAGTCGGGGGAGACCGATTTTCTACCGGGCGATCAGTTGCTGCTCTGTAGTGACGGCCTGACGGATATGATCACGCAGGCGCAGATCAAAGCGATTCTGGATCAAAAAATAAGCCTTGATGACCAGATAACCGCCTTGATTCGACTGGCTAATGAACAGGGGGGCAACGATAATATTACCGTCGTGCTCGCCCGAAACAACGCGCCAGCCCCCGACCAGTCGATCACATCTGCCAGCCCCGAAAAGGCACCCGCGCCGAAACTGCCCGCCGTTCCCGTTACGTCTGAGGCCAACAAAACAGCGTCGGTTGCAACAAAACCGGTTAAGCGTAGTTCGACTGGATTATGGGCGCTGTTTGGTGTGGTAGCCATCGGGTTGATTGCGGCAATTGTGTGGTATCAATATCAACCAGCCAGCCAATCCGACAGGTCCGTGGTTGATAGCCTGCCCATCAGTAGCCAACCTAATGCGACATCGGCAGTAACGGAAACGCTTTCCAAACTCGATTCATTGCTACAAATCGCCTACCGAAGTAAAGACCACCGGCTGGTGTTGCCCGCCGATACGTTCCGGCTTACCAGGCCATTGCTATTCACCGATTCGCTGCAACGTGTCCTGGGCAATGCCCGGCTGACGGTCCTGATGCCCGCCGATTCGGCACAGGCATCCGTAGCGTTTCAAATTACCCGATCAGGCACTGTGCAGCTGGAAAATATCGTGATCAATGGGTTCCGGACGGGTATCGAGACAACCCGGGATACGAAGGTACAGCTCTCGAACGTGTACTTTACAAACGTGGGGCTGCCCATTAACGCGACTGTTCGGCAGGATACCTTCCGCAACGCCGTTGTTACGATTTCGGTACAAAAGCAGCCTGATTCAACCAAAAAAACACTACACTAG
- a CDS encoding FHA domain-containing protein: MADQPNWLHKLGNLLVPASQPQTRPVATVTNKRILDELVASFEDSIHRESVGTSMLFNAHFLVILHPDTYEERQNAFPVIVDEAVKSFKAIIESQKGQYERVAPVASSWFVKFGGGREFGGEDVSPTDVYVVGALTGILPGNEQRQSPDKLHVTRRVKQTNRYEKVDVDLNMFQHIDFREPGAFVVKFKFDSSPALSERPPMPGSATRNATVLPRSLAAGLAEINYYIAELNREDSYLMRDREIVVARKEADNQHFPNYLLLESAYVSNPHARIRYDDATESFQLASFSRNETRVNEQLIPRSEPASPQWYTLPDKAQILLNSMVTLHFQRTA, from the coding sequence ATGGCCGATCAGCCCAACTGGCTTCATAAATTAGGCAATTTACTGGTACCCGCCAGCCAACCTCAAACCCGCCCTGTGGCTACGGTGACCAACAAACGGATTCTGGATGAGTTGGTGGCTTCCTTCGAGGACTCCATCCATCGGGAATCGGTTGGGACAAGTATGCTGTTCAATGCGCACTTTCTGGTTATCCTGCATCCGGACACCTACGAGGAGCGCCAGAATGCCTTTCCGGTTATTGTCGATGAAGCCGTGAAATCCTTTAAAGCCATTATCGAGTCGCAGAAAGGGCAGTATGAACGGGTAGCGCCGGTGGCCTCAAGCTGGTTCGTTAAGTTTGGCGGTGGCCGGGAGTTTGGTGGAGAAGACGTCAGCCCGACAGATGTCTACGTTGTGGGTGCCCTGACGGGTATTCTGCCTGGCAATGAACAGCGCCAGTCGCCGGATAAACTACACGTAACCCGCCGGGTAAAGCAAACCAACCGCTATGAAAAAGTAGATGTTGACCTGAACATGTTTCAGCATATCGACTTCCGTGAGCCGGGTGCGTTTGTGGTAAAGTTTAAATTTGATTCGTCGCCCGCCCTGAGCGAACGGCCACCCATGCCGGGCTCCGCCACCCGAAACGCGACGGTTTTACCGCGTAGCCTTGCCGCCGGACTGGCCGAGATCAACTATTACATTGCCGAGTTAAACAGAGAGGATTCGTACCTGATGCGCGACCGGGAGATTGTGGTGGCGCGGAAAGAAGCCGATAATCAGCATTTCCCAAATTACCTGCTTCTGGAGTCGGCCTACGTTTCGAACCCACACGCCCGCATTCGGTATGACGATGCAACGGAGAGCTTTCAACTCGCGTCATTCAGCCGAAATGAAACCCGCGTGAATGAACAGCTTATTCCCCGTAGTGAACCCGCCAGTCCGCAGTGGTATACCTTACCCGACAAGGCCCAGATTCTGCTCAATAGTATGGTTACGCTACACTTTCAACGGACTGCCTAG